A section of the Bryobacteraceae bacterium genome encodes:
- a CDS encoding ADP-ribose pyrophosphatase codes for MKLISSQEILSTPIFRVTLDHAVDPAGFEIRRAIVRHRGSAVMMARDRRGRLLLVRQYRLPARAYLWELPAGRIDPGESPLAAARRELREETGYSARKWTRLVSFFPSPGYVEEKMTIYLAEDLSLGQAQPMEDERIETAWFSLSQIGAMIARGHIRDAKTIIGWALLKCRLAQPAPRSR; via the coding sequence ATGAAATTGATTTCCAGCCAGGAGATCCTCTCCACCCCCATCTTCCGCGTCACCCTCGATCACGCCGTCGACCCCGCCGGCTTCGAAATCCGCCGCGCCATCGTCCGCCACCGCGGCAGCGCCGTCATGATGGCCCGCGACCGCCGCGGCCGCCTCCTCCTCGTCCGCCAGTACCGCCTCCCCGCACGCGCTTACCTCTGGGAACTCCCCGCCGGCAGAATCGACCCCGGCGAGTCCCCTCTCGCCGCCGCCCGCCGCGAGCTCCGCGAAGAAACCGGCTATTCCGCCCGTAAATGGACCCGCCTCGTTTCCTTCTTCCCCAGCCCCGGCTACGTCGAGGAGAAAATGACCATCTACCTCGCCGAGGATCTCTCCCTCGGCCAGGCTCAGCCAATGGAGGATGAACGCATCGAAACCGCCTGGTTCTCCCTGTCGCAGATCGGCGCCATGATCGCACGCGGCCACATCCGCGACGCAAAAACCATCATCGGCTGGGCCCTGCTGAAGTGCCGCCTCGCTCAGCCCGCCCCGCGCTCCAGATAG